CCATTCCGGGGCTCGGCGTGCGGAGCGGGTTCGAGATGCAGCTTCAAGACCGCGCCGATGTCGGCCTGACGGAACTGAGCCAATCGTTGCATCGCATTTTGCAGGCCGGTGGCAGCCAATCCGGCTTGTCGAGCTTGAATTCGATGTTTCGTTCCGGCGTGCCGCAAGTGTATGTGGATGTCGATCGCGTGAAAGTGAAAACGCTCGACGTCCCGCTCACCAATGTGTTCGGCACGTTGCAGGCTTACTTGGGTTCGGCTTACGTCAACGACTTCAACAAGTTCGGGCGGACATTCCAGGTCCGCGTTCAGGCCGATCAAGCGTTCCGGCTGCGACCGGAAGATATCGAGCGGCTCGAAGTGCGCAATTCGGCCGGCGAGATGATTCCCCTGGGCAGCGTCGTCAAGGTGCGGCGCGTGTTCGGGCCGCAAGTGATTTCCCGTTACAACCTGTATCCGTCCGCGTTGATCTCCGGCGCTCCCTCGCCAGGTTTCAGCTCCGGCGAGGCGATTCGGTTACTGGAGCAGATCGCCGATAAGGAGCTCCCCGCCAGCCTGGGTTACGAGTGGACGGGCATCTCGTATCAGGAGAAGAAGGTCGGCAACGAAGTGTTCCTGATCTTCGGCTTTGCTGTGATCATGGTTTATCTCGTGCTAGCCGCGCAATACGAAAGCTGGATTACGCCCGCGGCGGTGATTCTGGTTGTGCCCCTAGGCTTGCTTGGCTCCATTGCCGCGGTTTCGTTGCGCGGCATGGACAACAATATGTACACGCAGATCGGCATGGTGTTGATCATCGCCTTGGCGAGCAAGAACGCGATCCTGATCGTCGAATACGCCCGCGAGCTGCGGCTGGAAGGGCGCAGCATCTACGATGCCGCCGTCGAAGCGGCCCGCTTGCGCTTTCGGCCGATTCTGATGACCTCCTTCGCGTTCATCCTCGGCGTGGCGCCGCTGGTGGTGGCCGAAGGCGCCGGCGCGGCCGGGCAACAGGCCCTCGGCACCGCGGTGTTCGGCGGCATGATCGCCTCGACGATGCTGGCAGTGTTCTTCGTGCCGGTCTTCTTCCAGTTTTGCCAGCGGATCAACGAATGGTGGCGCCCAGTCCGCCGCGCGCCGGTCGACCATGTGCAGTTGCACGGCGAGGAAGCCGAACCAACTACCACTGAGTTGGTGACGGCGTAGTTGGCGCCAAAACGCCGGGGCGATTCGCGCCGCACGGCTTGCCACACGCCGTTTGAGAAGCGTCGATGGCGTCTCGGATCGCTTGACACCCTGCGGAATTCCTGTAACTTATGTGGTTTCCCTGCCGGGGGAAGGCGGTTCGCTTTTTCGACCGGGGATTGCCGCGCGGACTGGATCGCGTGTGCTAAGTGCCTGCCGTACCTTGAGATAGCTCGATGCCGACAATTAACCAATTGATCCGCCGCAGTCGTCGCCCGCCGCGGAAATTCAGCAAAGCGCCTGTGTTGGACAAGTGCCCGCAAAAGCGCGGCGTGTGCCTCCAGGTGAAGACCATGACGCCGAAGAAGCCGAACTCGGCTCTGCGGAAGATCGCCCGCGTGCGGCTTTCTAACGGCAAGGAAGTCACGGTCTATATCCCAGGCGAA
This DNA window, taken from Planctomycetia bacterium, encodes the following:
- the rpsL gene encoding 30S ribosomal protein S12, producing the protein MPTINQLIRRSRRPPRKFSKAPVLDKCPQKRGVCLQVKTMTPKKPNSALRKIARVRLSNGKEVTVYIPGEGHSLQEHSIVLVRGGRVRDLPGVRYHIIRGALDCLGVNGRKQSRSLYGAKKG